A single genomic interval of Streptomyces graminofaciens harbors:
- a CDS encoding sugar ABC transporter substrate-binding protein, giving the protein MDHTQSRRLLGRRPARRALTAVSLLAVMAVATTGCASGKASGGDGDQSSAPAEGGSTSAAKNGKNAIYVIGGKPDDPFWSAVKRGGEDAAKLVKSGGGSVTFLGPKTYDNLGPDAAKLTLTALSQNPSAIVVPDWVPENQDDAIKQAVKQGVPVFIYNAGGVDAAEKTGSLKYIGSDDYEAGKAGGAKFAEEGAKNILCVNTVPGAANSEARCDGIADGAKSNGAKSKQLPLPSSNFGNPSAVTQAIKGALLKDDTIDALVTIGVQDADSAAAAIDQASAADKVKLGTFDLSDSQLNRIKAGKQLFAIDQQPYLQGFYAVSIANQYLSYGVIPPQNPLLTGPLLVTKDNVAEAIAGTKAGVR; this is encoded by the coding sequence ATGGATCACACCCAGTCCCGGCGACTGCTCGGTCGCCGTCCTGCCCGAAGAGCTCTGACCGCGGTGAGCCTGCTCGCCGTCATGGCGGTCGCCACGACCGGATGCGCCAGCGGTAAGGCCTCGGGCGGCGATGGCGACCAGTCGTCCGCGCCTGCCGAGGGCGGATCGACGTCCGCCGCGAAGAACGGCAAGAACGCCATCTACGTCATAGGCGGCAAGCCCGACGACCCGTTCTGGTCCGCGGTCAAGCGGGGCGGCGAAGACGCGGCGAAGCTCGTGAAGTCCGGCGGCGGTTCTGTGACATTCCTCGGCCCCAAGACGTACGACAACCTCGGCCCGGACGCCGCCAAGCTGACGCTCACCGCGCTGTCGCAGAACCCGTCGGCGATCGTCGTACCGGACTGGGTGCCCGAGAACCAGGACGACGCGATCAAGCAGGCCGTGAAGCAGGGCGTGCCCGTCTTCATCTACAACGCGGGCGGTGTCGACGCGGCCGAGAAGACCGGGTCGCTCAAGTACATCGGATCGGACGACTACGAGGCCGGCAAGGCCGGTGGCGCCAAGTTCGCCGAAGAAGGCGCGAAGAACATCCTGTGCGTCAACACCGTGCCCGGCGCGGCGAATTCGGAGGCCCGCTGCGACGGCATCGCCGACGGTGCCAAGAGCAACGGGGCCAAGTCCAAGCAACTGCCCCTGCCCTCCTCCAACTTCGGCAACCCCTCCGCGGTGACCCAGGCCATCAAGGGCGCCCTGCTGAAGGACGACACCATTGACGCCCTCGTGACGATCGGCGTCCAGGACGCGGACAGCGCGGCCGCCGCGATCGACCAGGCGAGCGCCGCCGACAAAGTGAAGCTGGGCACCTTCGACCTCTCGGACAGCCAGCTCAACCGGATCAAGGCCGGCAAGCAGCTGTTCGCCATCGACCAGCAGCCTTACCTACAGGGCTTCTACGCGGTGTCGATAGCCAACCAGTACCTGTCCTACGGCGTGATCCCGCCGCAGAACCCGCTGCTGACCGGCCCGCTCCTGGTCACCAAGGACAACGTCGCCGAGGCGATCGCGGGCACGAAGGCCGGCGTCCGCTAG